TACACAGGAAGGCTTCGGGAAAATGTTTTGTCTGGCCGGAATCGGCGGGGAAATCTCGGGTTTTGTGCAATCGGCCCGGGATGTACCGGTTTTAGTGGTGCTTGACGGCTGTCAGATAGGTTGTGCAAAAGCCGTACTCGAAAAGGTGGGCATCCCACTAAAACACTATTTGATAGTAACCGATGAAGGCATCGAGAAGAACAAGAATTTTAATCTGGAAAGAGCCGACATCGACCGCATAAAGTCTGCCGTAAAGAGGATGGTAAAGGAAGCAGGGATTACGGTGAATGAGGTAATCCCCGGAACGTCAGCGGCCTGTTGCCAGCCCTAAAGACAGGAGTAGAAGGAAGGGGAATTCTCCGTAAAAAGGTGGCTCAGGAGATCCCCTTTCCCGAAAAACTCCCACTTGAGGAGGTGGGCCATGAAATTAACGGGTTACAAAAAAACAATCTTCCGGCCCAAGTGTAATCCCAAGTTCACATCCGTCCACTGCATAGCCCATCTTAACGAGGATGTCAGCGATGTACTGCCCTATTTAAACGCCCTTTTCGGTGGAGCTCAATATTTTAACAATCCTCCTGAGCTTCTATTTCTCCATCACGGCAAGCTGATCAAGATAGGAGCGCGAGAGATAGCAATAAATGCTCTGCGGGATGAAGAGGAAGCAGACCGTATTCTGGAATGGTTGAAAGGTGAAATCAACAAAGCCTGGGAAAATCGTGCATCCATTACCCCCTGTTATACCGGCAAAGAGAAACCCAGGGTCATTGAAATTCTCAAGCTACTTCCAAAAACGAACTGCAAAAAATGCGGTCAACCAACCTGTATGGTTTTTGCGGTTCAGATGGCAGAAGGCGGGCGAACTCCCGACCAGTGTCCGGAGCTGACCGAGGAGGCCAGGGCCAAACTCAATGCTTATCTGTCACGCTTTAATTTCGACTAGGTACAGAAATCATCTCACAGGAAAGCAACAGAGCTCCGACGTGTAAAGCCATACCAGGGAAATAAAAAACCGCCCCTTCTTTATAAGAGGGCGGCAGAAATACGAGCTAGTGCCTCAGGATCAGGCAGCCGATTCCGTCGGCTGATTTGCCTTACGGCTCACTATAACATGATCCACAATTCCGTACTCTTTCGCCTGTTCACCGGTCATATAAAAATCCCTCTCCGTGTCCTTGGCTATCTGTTCAAGAGGCTTACCTGTGTGCAGGGTCAAAATACGATTAAGCTCTTCCCTTAGCCTCAGGATTTCCTTGGCCTGGATTTCGACATCCGTTGCCTGGCCCTGAAACCCTCCCATGGGCTGATGCAAAAGTATCCTCGAGTGCGGTAACGCGTATCGCTTTCCCTTGACACCTGCGGCGAGCAGAACGGCAGCCATGCTGGCGGCCTGACCCATGCAGAGAGTAGAAACGTCCGGTTTAATATATTGCATGGTATCGTATATGGCCAACCCTGCCGTAACCAGCCCACCCGGTGAATTTATGTAAAAATGAATGTCCTTGTCAGGGTCTTCGGATTCAAGAAACAGCATCTGAGCAATGATCAAGTTAGCAACTTCATCGGTAATGGGCGTTCCCAGAAAAATAATTCGATCCCTCAAAAGGCGCGAATAGATGTCGAAAGCTCGCTCACCCCGGCTACTCTGCTCAATTACAATAGGTATTAAACCCGCCATAGCCTATTCCTTTCCCTCGCTTTCTCCTTCTTCCTGATTACCCTTGTCTTCCTCATCCTGCCCGAAAAACTCTTCCGGATCTACCTCGTTTATTACCGCATTCTCCTCTATAAACCTGTAAACCTTTTCCCGGATTTTATTGGTTTTCATTCTTTCAACAAGGCTGGTTCCAGCCATCTGTTCCCGCACTTCATTAACATCCTTTTTCAGTACCTGAGCGATGCCGTTGTAGATCTCTTCCTCTTCTTCCGGAGATAGTTCAATCCCTTCCTGTTCAGCTATCCTGTCTAATATTATGCCCAATTTGACGGATGTTTCGGCGCTCGGTTGAAGCATGCGTCTGATTTCAGGAGTTCGAAAGGCATCTTCATCCAGCTGTATTCCCTGCCTCAAATACTGAACTTCGAGGTCCCTGATCTTCGATTCCGTCTGATTCTGAACAACCTTCTCAGGAACGGGTATGTCGTGCATTTCAAGGAGTTTTTTATCGATCTGTTCGCGAATTAACCGGGTCATCTCCTCCCGCTGACTCTGTTCAAGCCTTTCTTTAACTTTTGTCCTCAGTTCTTCCAGGTTTTCACAGCCGAACTCTTTTGCAAAGTCGTCGTTAACCTCCGGTACAATCTTCCGTGAAACCCGCTTTATATCCACGTAAAATTTGACCTTTTTACCCACCCACGATTCGGTCGGCGCCTGATCCGAATGGGCATACTCCAGTTCAAACTCCACGGTTTCACCAACTCGTG
This window of the Thermodesulforhabdus norvegica genome carries:
- a CDS encoding putative zinc-binding protein — its product is MAETCCVSGNEVMILACSGGSNVGQLTNQVAIELTQEGFGKMFCLAGIGGEISGFVQSARDVPVLVVLDGCQIGCAKAVLEKVGIPLKHYLIVTDEGIEKNKNFNLERADIDRIKSAVKRMVKEAGITVNEVIPGTSAACCQP
- the tig gene encoding trigger factor → MKVSVSDVNPTQKRITVELPAEEVQPELDAQYRLYAGKVRIRGFRPGRVPRNVLKAFYGKFIEEEVAKKFIDRTFPDALKQEDIKPLAEADLEDFAFLEDGGFRYAAIVEVAPVFEASGYRGMELKKPAYGPVTDDDVEKAIAELQEQKISLEPVEQDVVEKGLVVTCDVTPYVDGNVQSQWVGEDLLIDTEEDPGLYHPDFAKNLLGSRVGETVEFELEYAHSDQAPTESWVGKKVKFYVDIKRVSRKIVPEVNDDFAKEFGCENLEELRTKVKERLEQSQREEMTRLIREQIDKKLLEMHDIPVPEKVVQNQTESKIRDLEVQYLRQGIQLDEDAFRTPEIRRMLQPSAETSVKLGIILDRIAEQEGIELSPEEEEEIYNGIAQVLKKDVNEVREQMAGTSLVERMKTNKIREKVYRFIEENAVINEVDPEEFFGQDEEDKGNQEEGESEGKE
- a CDS encoding (Fe-S)-binding protein; the encoded protein is MKLTGYKKTIFRPKCNPKFTSVHCIAHLNEDVSDVLPYLNALFGGAQYFNNPPELLFLHHGKLIKIGAREIAINALRDEEEADRILEWLKGEINKAWENRASITPCYTGKEKPRVIEILKLLPKTNCKKCGQPTCMVFAVQMAEGGRTPDQCPELTEEARAKLNAYLSRFNFD
- the clpP gene encoding ATP-dependent Clp endopeptidase proteolytic subunit ClpP, whose protein sequence is MAGLIPIVIEQSSRGERAFDIYSRLLRDRIIFLGTPITDEVANLIIAQMLFLESEDPDKDIHFYINSPGGLVTAGLAIYDTMQYIKPDVSTLCMGQAASMAAVLLAAGVKGKRYALPHSRILLHQPMGGFQGQATDVEIQAKEILRLREELNRILTLHTGKPLEQIAKDTERDFYMTGEQAKEYGIVDHVIVSRKANQPTESAA